The Elaeis guineensis isolate ETL-2024a chromosome 13, EG11, whole genome shotgun sequence genome includes a region encoding these proteins:
- the LOC105033707 gene encoding uncharacterized protein isoform X1, whose product MPEMKCKISFVKTMDSKEVTSARHKRSKSDSDKRVQKDKLDSSLKSFQRLMLDIDTKGQTDIKSRPSPDNEVQSSLKQEIQQLEKWLQDQLVMRRALEKALGYKCPVVDLSSDSLMPKPTKELIREIAMLELEVMYLEQYLLSQYRKAFEQQISSLSPTAVKDRKGQPLGSQSRLLSDATTLNIPSRKENPAFQSGRMMLPYTSATKSMNEACVVHSLEKHSRGIRRSHSSLLQRAVCSARVSPSSKNLTRALEACHTLPLSFLEMQHGQNANSGGVISLADHLGTRIADHIPETPNRISEDMVRCMGAIYCRLADSPLVPQGLLSSPTSSFSSKSTFSPNFMGYVSSPGCKRESTLDALLDNRFVVDGLKEFSGSYTAMLEVTSIRKKSQRLNDVNGMLHDYKLLVHRLETVDPRKMKSEEKLAFWINVHNAMMMHAHLEYGIPKNNMKRTSLLVKAKYNIGGRTINADMIRGSILGCRTHPPGQWLRILLSPKMKFKDGDEWQAYAIEHPEPLLHFALCSGSHSDPPVRIYTPKRLFQQLGVAKEQYVQVTVGTRKEQTILLPKVIDTFAKDSNLSEQVLLDMIQCYLPETIRTVVHRWQQKSSYRIIEWVPHNCSFRYLLSRELTSL is encoded by the exons ATGCCGGAGATGAAATGCAAAATTTCTTTTGTCAAAACAATGGATTCAAAGGAAGTAACCTCTGCAAGACACAAGCGTTCCAAGAG TGATTCTGATAAGAGAGTCCAGAAGGATAAGTTGGATTCATCGCTCAAATCTTTTCAGCGTCTTATGCTG GATATAGATACTAAGGGGCAAACTGACATCAAGAGCAGACCATCTCCTGATAATGAGGTTCAAAGTTCTTTGAAGCAAGAG ATTCAGCAACTTGAGAAATGGCTCCAGGATCAACTTGTTATGCGCCGTGCTCTAGAGAAAGCATTGGGGTACAAGTGTCCTGTTGTTGATTTGTCAAGTGACAGTTTGATGCCCAAA CCCACCAAGGAACTGATAAGGGAGATTGCGATGTTAGAATTAGAGGTTATGTATTTGGAGCAATATCTTTTATCCCAGTATCGAAAAGCTTTTGAACAGCAGATATCCAGTTTATCACCCACTGCTGTTAAAGACCGAAAGGGACAGCCACTGGGCTCTCAATCAAGGCTATTATCAGATGCTACCACATTGAATATCCCATCCAGAAAAGAAAATCCAGCATTTCAGTCTGGTCGCATGATGCTTCCCTACACGTCAGCCACCAAATCCATGAATGAAGCTTGTGTTGTCCATAGCCTAGAAAAGCACAGTCGTGGCATCCGCCGAAGCCATTCCTCTCTCTTGCAACGTGCAGTTTGTTCAGCTAGAGTGTCGCCTTCTTCTAAGAACCTAACTAGAGCTCTTGAGGCATGCCATACCTTGCCTTTATCTTTTCTTGAG ATGCAGCATGGACAGAATGCTAACTCAGGAGGGGTGATAAGCCTTGCAGATCATCTTGGAACTAGAATTGCTGATCACATTCCTGAGACACCCAACAGAATCTCTGAAGATATGGTCAGGTGCATGGGCGCCATATATTGCAGATTGGCTGACTCTCCTCTGGTGCCTCAAGGCCTCTTGTCTTCTCCTACTTCATCCTTCTCGTCCAAGAGTACATTTTCTCCCAATTTTATGGGATATGTATCAAGTCCTGGTTGTAAAAGAGAATCCACTCTAGATGCACTGCTAGACAATCGCTTTGTGGTCGACGGATTAAAGGAGTTCAGCGGATCTTACACTGCAATGCTTGAAGTAACTTCTATACGCAAGAAGAGTCAAAGATTGAATGATGTTAATGGCATGCTGCATGACTATAA ATTGCTTGTCCATCGATTGGAAACAGTGGATCCCAGAAAAATGAAGAGCGAGGAGAAGCTTGCCTTCTGGATCAATGTGCACAATGCTATGATGATGCAT GCACATCTAGAGTATGGGATCCCTAAAAATAACATGAAAAGGACATCATTACTCGTGAAG GCTAAATATAATATAGGTGGTCGTACTATAAATGCAGACATGATACGAGGTTCAATTCTGGGATGCCGTACACATCCTCCTGGACAG TGGCTTCGGATATTACtatccccaaaaatgaagttcaAAGATGGAGATGAGTGGCAAGCCTATGCCATTGAGCATCCTGAACCTCTGTTACATTTTGCACTTTGTTCCGGAAGCCATTCAGATCCTCCG GTCCGCATATACACCCCAAAGAGATTGTTCCAACAGCTGGGAGTTGCAAAAGAGCAGTACGTCCAGGTGACTGTTGGTACTCGAAAGGAACAGACGATTCTTTTACCAAAGGTTATCGACACTTTTGCAAAGGACTCCAATTTAAGTGAGCAAGTTTTACTGGACATGATTCAATGCTATCTTCCTGAGACTATAAGAACGGTTGTGCACCGATGGCAACAGAAAAGTTCCTACAGGATCATTGAATGGGTACCTCACAACTGCTCTTTCAGATATTTGCTTTCAAGAGAATTGACAAGTCTTTAG
- the LOC105033707 gene encoding uncharacterized protein isoform X2: MPEMKCKISFVKTMDSKEVTSARHKRSKSDSDKRVQKDKLDSSLKSFQRLMLDIDTKGQTDIKSRPSPDNEVQSSLKQEIQQLEKWLQDQLVMRRALEKALGYKCPVVDLSSDSLMPKPTKELIREIAMLELEVMYLEQYLLSQYRKAFEQQISSLSPTAVKDRKGQPLGSQSRLLSDATTLNIPSRKENPAFQSGRMMLPYTSATKSMNEACVVHSLEKHSRGIRRSHSSLLQRAVCSARVSPSSKNLTRALEACHTLPLSFLEHGQNANSGGVISLADHLGTRIADHIPETPNRISEDMVRCMGAIYCRLADSPLVPQGLLSSPTSSFSSKSTFSPNFMGYVSSPGCKRESTLDALLDNRFVVDGLKEFSGSYTAMLEVTSIRKKSQRLNDVNGMLHDYKLLVHRLETVDPRKMKSEEKLAFWINVHNAMMMHAHLEYGIPKNNMKRTSLLVKAKYNIGGRTINADMIRGSILGCRTHPPGQWLRILLSPKMKFKDGDEWQAYAIEHPEPLLHFALCSGSHSDPPVRIYTPKRLFQQLGVAKEQYVQVTVGTRKEQTILLPKVIDTFAKDSNLSEQVLLDMIQCYLPETIRTVVHRWQQKSSYRIIEWVPHNCSFRYLLSRELTSL, translated from the exons ATGCCGGAGATGAAATGCAAAATTTCTTTTGTCAAAACAATGGATTCAAAGGAAGTAACCTCTGCAAGACACAAGCGTTCCAAGAG TGATTCTGATAAGAGAGTCCAGAAGGATAAGTTGGATTCATCGCTCAAATCTTTTCAGCGTCTTATGCTG GATATAGATACTAAGGGGCAAACTGACATCAAGAGCAGACCATCTCCTGATAATGAGGTTCAAAGTTCTTTGAAGCAAGAG ATTCAGCAACTTGAGAAATGGCTCCAGGATCAACTTGTTATGCGCCGTGCTCTAGAGAAAGCATTGGGGTACAAGTGTCCTGTTGTTGATTTGTCAAGTGACAGTTTGATGCCCAAA CCCACCAAGGAACTGATAAGGGAGATTGCGATGTTAGAATTAGAGGTTATGTATTTGGAGCAATATCTTTTATCCCAGTATCGAAAAGCTTTTGAACAGCAGATATCCAGTTTATCACCCACTGCTGTTAAAGACCGAAAGGGACAGCCACTGGGCTCTCAATCAAGGCTATTATCAGATGCTACCACATTGAATATCCCATCCAGAAAAGAAAATCCAGCATTTCAGTCTGGTCGCATGATGCTTCCCTACACGTCAGCCACCAAATCCATGAATGAAGCTTGTGTTGTCCATAGCCTAGAAAAGCACAGTCGTGGCATCCGCCGAAGCCATTCCTCTCTCTTGCAACGTGCAGTTTGTTCAGCTAGAGTGTCGCCTTCTTCTAAGAACCTAACTAGAGCTCTTGAGGCATGCCATACCTTGCCTTTATCTTTTCTTGAG CATGGACAGAATGCTAACTCAGGAGGGGTGATAAGCCTTGCAGATCATCTTGGAACTAGAATTGCTGATCACATTCCTGAGACACCCAACAGAATCTCTGAAGATATGGTCAGGTGCATGGGCGCCATATATTGCAGATTGGCTGACTCTCCTCTGGTGCCTCAAGGCCTCTTGTCTTCTCCTACTTCATCCTTCTCGTCCAAGAGTACATTTTCTCCCAATTTTATGGGATATGTATCAAGTCCTGGTTGTAAAAGAGAATCCACTCTAGATGCACTGCTAGACAATCGCTTTGTGGTCGACGGATTAAAGGAGTTCAGCGGATCTTACACTGCAATGCTTGAAGTAACTTCTATACGCAAGAAGAGTCAAAGATTGAATGATGTTAATGGCATGCTGCATGACTATAA ATTGCTTGTCCATCGATTGGAAACAGTGGATCCCAGAAAAATGAAGAGCGAGGAGAAGCTTGCCTTCTGGATCAATGTGCACAATGCTATGATGATGCAT GCACATCTAGAGTATGGGATCCCTAAAAATAACATGAAAAGGACATCATTACTCGTGAAG GCTAAATATAATATAGGTGGTCGTACTATAAATGCAGACATGATACGAGGTTCAATTCTGGGATGCCGTACACATCCTCCTGGACAG TGGCTTCGGATATTACtatccccaaaaatgaagttcaAAGATGGAGATGAGTGGCAAGCCTATGCCATTGAGCATCCTGAACCTCTGTTACATTTTGCACTTTGTTCCGGAAGCCATTCAGATCCTCCG GTCCGCATATACACCCCAAAGAGATTGTTCCAACAGCTGGGAGTTGCAAAAGAGCAGTACGTCCAGGTGACTGTTGGTACTCGAAAGGAACAGACGATTCTTTTACCAAAGGTTATCGACACTTTTGCAAAGGACTCCAATTTAAGTGAGCAAGTTTTACTGGACATGATTCAATGCTATCTTCCTGAGACTATAAGAACGGTTGTGCACCGATGGCAACAGAAAAGTTCCTACAGGATCATTGAATGGGTACCTCACAACTGCTCTTTCAGATATTTGCTTTCAAGAGAATTGACAAGTCTTTAG